A region of Methyloversatilis discipulorum DNA encodes the following proteins:
- a CDS encoding non-ribosomal peptide synthetase: MPESPTEAGPPSVAVLIEALAADAGDRAALMRSDGRSLSRAELARRTRLLAQRLRALAITPTDRVAVLAPNGIDMALAVLGTMRVAACAPLNPQYGPAELAFYLDDLAARALVVTGDSPALAREIAAQRGLPVIEAGEALWATGDAPLPPTPAADDIALVLHTSGTTSRPKQVPLSHANLAASMAHIVAALQLGADDCALNAMPLFHIHGLVAGLLAPLAAGGRTVCAPALRLPDFFDWLDACGATWYSAVPTMHQAVLAAADGRRPQRPLRFVRSSSAALAPPTLAALEAHFGCPVIEAYGMTEAAHQMASNPLPPAVRKPGSVGLPAGPEIAVIDAAGAPLAAGARGEIAIRGANVMRAYHAHPEANRSAFTAGWFRTGDEGYLDADGYLHITGRLKEMINRGGEKITPREIDEALLTHPDVAQAVAFAVPHPTLGEDVAAAVVPRPGSAIGPEALRAFLFGRLADFKVPSEVLLLTEIPKGPTGKVQRIGLADKLQALRTPDFVAPRDVVEDIIVQSWQEVLGGEIGVHDNFFALGGDSLKATRVTARIVSVLPVELPTALLFRHPTVATLADAVRQTLDPSVIAEIERILDELAPLPAASDEQDARPV, encoded by the coding sequence ATGCCCGAATCACCCACCGAAGCTGGACCGCCGTCCGTCGCAGTGCTGATCGAGGCACTGGCGGCCGATGCCGGTGACCGCGCGGCGCTGATGCGCAGCGACGGCAGGAGCCTGTCGCGCGCCGAGCTCGCCCGACGCACCCGCCTGCTGGCGCAGCGGCTCCGCGCGCTCGCCATCACGCCGACCGACCGGGTGGCGGTGCTCGCGCCCAATGGCATCGACATGGCGCTGGCGGTGCTGGGCACAATGCGCGTCGCCGCCTGCGCACCACTCAATCCGCAGTACGGGCCGGCCGAACTGGCCTTTTACCTCGACGACCTCGCGGCACGTGCGCTGGTCGTCACCGGCGACAGCCCGGCGCTGGCGCGCGAGATCGCGGCGCAGCGCGGTCTGCCGGTGATCGAGGCGGGCGAAGCGCTGTGGGCGACCGGCGACGCGCCGCTGCCGCCGACACCGGCGGCCGACGACATCGCGCTGGTGCTGCACACCTCGGGCACCACCTCGCGTCCGAAGCAGGTTCCGCTGAGCCACGCCAACCTCGCCGCGTCGATGGCCCACATCGTCGCCGCGCTGCAACTCGGCGCTGACGACTGCGCACTGAACGCGATGCCGCTGTTCCACATCCACGGCCTGGTCGCCGGCCTGCTGGCGCCGCTGGCCGCCGGCGGCCGCACCGTATGCGCACCGGCACTGCGCCTGCCCGACTTCTTCGACTGGCTCGATGCCTGCGGCGCCACCTGGTATTCGGCGGTGCCAACCATGCACCAGGCCGTGCTCGCTGCCGCCGACGGTCGCCGGCCGCAACGCCCGCTGCGCTTCGTGCGCTCGTCGTCGGCCGCGCTGGCGCCGCCCACGCTGGCCGCACTCGAAGCGCACTTCGGCTGTCCGGTGATCGAGGCCTACGGCATGACCGAGGCGGCGCACCAGATGGCCAGCAATCCGCTGCCACCGGCCGTGCGCAAGCCCGGTTCGGTCGGCCTGCCAGCCGGCCCGGAAATCGCCGTCATCGACGCCGCCGGTGCGCCGCTGGCCGCCGGCGCGCGCGGCGAGATCGCCATCCGCGGCGCCAACGTGATGCGTGCCTACCACGCCCATCCGGAGGCCAACCGCAGCGCCTTCACCGCGGGCTGGTTCCGCACCGGCGACGAGGGCTACCTCGACGCCGACGGCTATCTGCACATCACCGGACGACTGAAGGAAATGATCAACCGCGGTGGCGAGAAGATCACGCCACGCGAAATCGACGAAGCGCTGCTGACCCACCCCGACGTCGCGCAGGCGGTCGCCTTCGCCGTGCCGCACCCGACGCTGGGCGAAGACGTCGCCGCCGCCGTCGTGCCGCGACCCGGCAGCGCCATCGGGCCGGAGGCGCTGCGCGCATTCCTGTTCGGCCGACTGGCCGACTTCAAGGTGCCGAGCGAGGTGCTGCTGCTGACCGAGATTCCGAAGGGGCCGACCGGCAAGGTGCAGCGCATCGGTCTGGCGGACAAGCTGCAGGCGCTGCGCACGCCGGACTTCGTTGCGCCACGCGACGTGGTCGAAGACATCATCGTCCAGTCCTGGCAGGAGGTGCTGGGCGGCGAAATCGGCGTGCACGACAACTTCTTCGCGCTCGGCGGCGATTCGCTGAAGGCCACGCGGGTGACCGCCCGCATCGTGTCGGTGCTGCCGGTCGAACTGCCGACCGCGCTGCTGTTCCGCCATCCGACGGTGGCGACACTCGCCGACGCGGTGCGGCAGACACTAGACCCGTCCGTGATTGCCGAGATCGAACGCATCCTCGATGAACTGGCGCCACTGCCCGCAGCCAGCGACGAACAGGATGCGCGCCCCGTCTGA
- a CDS encoding B12-binding domain-containing radical SAM protein, whose translation MLSVIPPMTQLNTPYPSTAYLTGFLRSRGVDAVQEDLALTLVLDLLSREGLVALREACDALPQKKRPRAAASFAAQHARYAATMAPVLAFLQGRDPTLAHRIVSRGFLPEGPRFESLEAYIDPDGGDPLAWAFGALGVQDRARHFATLYLNDVADAIREAVDPRFEFVRYAESLAQSQPSFDPLAQALAAPPTLVDRALDRLTHEALARHTPRVVLLSVPFPGAVYAAFRIAQTIRAVDPSIVTVLGGGFVNTELRELAEPRVFDFFDYVTLDAGERPLLALLDLLAGGRSRQRLVRTFLREDGVVKYVNFVEPDIPFDEVGTPTWAGLPLDRYLSLLDMLNPMHRLWSDGRWNKLTVAHGCYWKKCSFCDVSLDYISRYDAASAATLVDRVEAIVAETGQSGFHLVDEAAPPKSLRAFAAELKRRDVSISWWGNIRFEKSFTPELCLELADSGCIAISGGLEVASDRLLQLMKKGVSVEQVARVTRGFADAGILVHAYLMYGFPTQTVQDTVDALEYVRQLFEHGCIQSGFFHRFACTVHSPVGMNPEDYGVTLLPLPPVTFAKNDVGFIDPVGTDHDAMGAALNKALYNYMHGIGLDEDVRAWFGGRVPKTRVPRHFIERALAG comes from the coding sequence GTGCTGTCCGTCATTCCGCCGATGACGCAGCTGAACACGCCCTATCCGTCCACCGCCTATCTGACCGGTTTCCTGCGCTCGCGCGGCGTCGATGCGGTGCAGGAGGATCTGGCGCTGACGCTGGTGCTGGACCTGCTGTCGCGCGAGGGTCTGGTGGCGCTGCGCGAGGCCTGCGACGCGCTGCCGCAGAAGAAGCGCCCGCGCGCCGCCGCCAGTTTCGCGGCGCAGCATGCGCGCTACGCGGCGACCATGGCGCCGGTGCTCGCTTTCCTGCAGGGGCGCGATCCGACGCTGGCGCACCGCATCGTGTCGCGCGGCTTTCTGCCCGAAGGGCCGCGCTTCGAATCGCTGGAGGCCTACATCGACCCGGACGGCGGCGATCCGCTGGCCTGGGCCTTCGGCGCACTGGGCGTGCAAGACCGTGCGCGCCATTTCGCGACGCTCTACCTGAACGACGTCGCCGATGCGATACGCGAAGCCGTCGACCCGCGCTTCGAATTCGTCCGCTACGCCGAATCGCTGGCGCAGAGCCAGCCCAGCTTCGACCCGCTGGCGCAGGCGCTGGCCGCTCCGCCCACGCTGGTCGATCGCGCGCTCGACCGGCTGACGCACGAAGCGCTGGCGCGCCACACGCCGCGCGTGGTGCTGCTGTCGGTGCCTTTCCCTGGCGCGGTGTATGCGGCCTTCCGCATCGCGCAGACGATACGGGCGGTCGATCCGTCCATCGTCACCGTGCTGGGCGGCGGTTTCGTGAACACCGAACTGCGCGAGCTGGCCGAGCCGCGCGTGTTCGACTTCTTCGATTACGTCACGCTGGACGCCGGCGAGCGGCCACTGCTGGCGCTGCTCGACCTCCTCGCCGGCGGCCGTTCCCGACAGCGACTGGTGCGCACCTTCCTGCGTGAGGACGGTGTGGTGAAGTACGTGAACTTCGTCGAGCCGGACATTCCGTTCGACGAGGTCGGCACGCCGACCTGGGCCGGCCTGCCGCTGGACCGCTACCTGTCGCTGCTCGACATGCTCAATCCGATGCACCGGCTGTGGTCGGACGGGCGCTGGAACAAGCTCACCGTGGCGCACGGCTGTTACTGGAAGAAGTGCAGCTTCTGCGACGTGAGCCTGGACTACATTTCGCGCTACGACGCGGCGAGCGCGGCCACGCTGGTCGATCGCGTCGAAGCCATCGTCGCCGAGACCGGGCAGAGCGGCTTCCATCTGGTCGACGAGGCGGCGCCGCCGAAATCGCTGCGCGCCTTCGCCGCCGAACTGAAGCGGCGCGACGTGAGCATTTCGTGGTGGGGCAATATCCGCTTCGAAAAGTCGTTCACGCCGGAGCTGTGCCTGGAACTGGCCGACAGCGGCTGCATCGCCATTTCCGGCGGGCTGGAGGTCGCCAGCGACCGGCTGCTGCAGCTGATGAAGAAGGGCGTGTCGGTCGAGCAGGTGGCGCGTGTCACGCGCGGCTTCGCCGACGCCGGCATCCTGGTGCACGCCTATCTGATGTACGGCTTCCCGACACAGACCGTGCAGGACACGGTCGACGCACTGGAATACGTGCGTCAGCTGTTCGAGCACGGCTGCATCCAGAGCGGCTTCTTCCATCGCTTCGCCTGTACCGTGCATTCACCGGTCGGCATGAACCCGGAGGACTACGGCGTGACGCTGCTGCCTCTGCCGCCGGTCACTTTCGCGAAGAACGACGTCGGCTTCATCGACCCGGTCGGCACCGACCACGACGCGATGGGCGCGGCGCTGAACAAGGCGCTGTACAACTACATGCACGGCATCGGTCTGGACGAGGACGTGCGCGCGTGGTTCGGCGGCCGTGTGCCGAAGACCCGCGTGCCGCGCCATTTCATCGAGCGCGCGCTGGCCGGCTGA
- a CDS encoding thiamine pyrophosphate-binding protein, which produces MRAPSDRNRRTAAVLGRLAALAPAHRDAVRDALRARRVRGHDAVAQALAALGITHLYAMPGLPIDETIGACTRAGLTITVARHQQATVMMAAAHNYLAGRLAAAAMVSSGVAVTNAMTGVQVAQDNGWPVLLLAGAVEQAAAGMGAFTELDGMHAMRPLAKDCLCARTTADIGRTLAAAARVACDGRPGAVHVDLPEDSLSGFAVPAPVDIGALPADMPLDTAALDRAADLLLAARAPLLVFGKGVRWDDAYRPLRALVDHLQLPFVASPMGRGLLPDDHPLSRTADQGRALAAADCVLLVGARLNWTFRYGAEIQPGTPIVQIDCNAAAFAEGPQRALTLHGRAGTLLPALLDRIRQRRPLAAPAPESTRGFVAAPPAAATDRPTPDEVAAALAAALPVDVITVLDGNVTLLAAQKHIVARQPLSRLTPGTSGCMGSGLPFAIAAARAGNGRPVVLVTGDMALGLNFFELETAVRHGLRLVVILMNNDGPSGERRQRKAFPAGHGERLLAYREGLRYDLMAQQLGVRIEQADGPATLPAALARALDSAGPAFIQLQVDPLAS; this is translated from the coding sequence ATGCGCGCCCCGTCTGACCGGAATCGCCGGACCGCCGCGGTACTCGGCCGCCTGGCCGCGCTCGCGCCGGCACATCGCGACGCCGTGCGCGACGCGCTGCGGGCGCGCCGCGTGCGCGGTCACGACGCGGTCGCACAGGCGCTGGCCGCACTCGGCATCACCCATCTGTACGCAATGCCCGGCCTGCCGATCGACGAGACGATAGGCGCCTGCACCCGTGCCGGCCTGACCATCACCGTCGCCCGTCACCAGCAGGCGACGGTGATGATGGCCGCCGCCCACAACTACCTCGCCGGTCGCCTCGCCGCAGCGGCCATGGTGTCGAGCGGCGTCGCGGTGACCAATGCGATGACCGGCGTGCAGGTGGCGCAGGACAATGGCTGGCCGGTGCTGCTGCTCGCCGGAGCGGTCGAACAGGCCGCCGCCGGCATGGGCGCCTTCACCGAACTGGACGGCATGCACGCGATGCGTCCGCTGGCCAAGGACTGTCTGTGCGCGCGCACTACCGCCGACATCGGTCGCACGCTCGCCGCCGCCGCCCGCGTCGCCTGCGACGGACGACCGGGCGCCGTCCATGTCGACCTGCCGGAGGACAGCCTGAGCGGCTTCGCCGTCCCGGCGCCTGTCGACATCGGCGCACTACCCGCCGATATGCCGCTGGACACCGCTGCCCTCGATCGCGCCGCCGATCTGCTGCTCGCCGCGCGCGCACCATTGCTGGTGTTCGGCAAAGGCGTGCGCTGGGACGACGCCTACCGCCCGCTGCGCGCGCTGGTCGATCATCTGCAACTGCCCTTCGTCGCCTCGCCGATGGGCCGCGGCCTGCTGCCGGACGATCACCCGCTGTCGCGCACCGCCGATCAGGGTCGCGCGCTGGCCGCCGCCGACTGCGTGCTGCTGGTCGGCGCCCGACTGAACTGGACTTTCCGCTACGGCGCCGAGATCCAGCCCGGCACCCCCATCGTGCAGATCGACTGCAACGCGGCGGCTTTCGCCGAAGGCCCGCAGCGCGCGCTGACGTTGCACGGTCGAGCCGGTACGCTGCTGCCGGCCCTGCTCGACCGGATCCGGCAGCGCCGGCCCCTTGCTGCACCAGCGCCGGAAAGCACCCGCGGCTTCGTCGCAGCACCGCCGGCCGCGGCCACCGACCGGCCGACACCGGACGAGGTCGCCGCCGCGCTCGCCGCGGCGCTGCCCGTCGACGTGATCACCGTGCTCGACGGCAACGTGACCTTGCTGGCGGCGCAGAAACACATCGTCGCCCGCCAACCGCTGTCGCGACTGACGCCGGGCACCAGCGGCTGCATGGGCAGCGGCCTGCCGTTCGCCATCGCCGCCGCGCGTGCGGGCAATGGCCGGCCGGTCGTGCTGGTCACCGGCGACATGGCACTGGGGCTCAATTTCTTCGAACTCGAAACCGCGGTGCGGCACGGTCTGCGCCTCGTCGTCATCCTGATGAACAACGACGGTCCGTCGGGCGAGCGTCGTCAGCGCAAGGCCTTTCCGGCCGGCCACGGCGAACGGCTGCTGGCCTACCGCGAAGGTCTGCGCTACGACCTGATGGCACAGCAGCTCGGCGTGCGCATCGAGCAGGCGGACGGTCCGGCGACGCTGCCGGCGGCACTCGCGCGGGCGCTGGACAGTGCCGGACCGGCATTCATACAACTACAGGTCGATCCGCTGGCAAGCTGA